The Thermococcus sibiricus MM 739 DNA window TTGATTCAAGGAATATTTACAATCCTGCAGTTGTTAAAGAGAAGGACAGAATAGTTATGCTTTACAGAGCGGAATCTAAAGATGATAATTTAACCGGTAGGATTGGACTTGCAATAAGCTACGATGGCATCAACTTCTTTAGACATCCAGAGCCGGTAATGGAGCCAGAATACCCCTGGGAAAGTGCTGGTGTCGAAGATCCGAGGGTAGTGAAGGTTGGTAAAACATATTATATGACGTACACAGGTTACGATGGCAAGACCGCAAGATTGTGTTTAGCTACATCAAAGAATCTCTTAACGTGGAAGAAGCATGGGCCAATATTTAAGGATTTCAAGTATGAGAAAAACAATATTGAAGGATGGACAAAAAGTGGATCAATCCTTCCTGAGAAGCTTAAAGATGGAGATTTTAGAGGTAAGTATATCATGTATTTTGGAGATTCTCACATTTGGATGGGAGTTTCAAAGGACTTGATAAACTGGGAATAC harbors:
- a CDS encoding glycoside hydrolase family 130 protein, with protein sequence MKSKIFEKVLKLEGNKADVKPPKKIPQPILSPSREGFDSRNIYNPAVVKEKDRIVMLYRAESKDDNLTGRIGLAISYDGINFFRHPEPVMEPEYPWESAGVEDPRVVKVGKTYYMTYTGYDGKTARLCLATSKNLLTWKKHGPIFKDFKYEKNNIEGWTKSGSILPEKLKDGDFRGKYIMYFGDSHIWMGVSKDLINWEYIEEPVLSPRKENFDNVLVEPGPPLVSMDEKILLIYNSAGNEEGTLKYRVGAAIFSKDDPRELIARTENPIMVPEHEWEFYGHVNNVVFVEGMVEHENKLFLYYGGADRYIGLAYWTTDL